A stretch of DNA from Gemmatimonadota bacterium:
CCGTTCTTGTAGCCGCCGCGCGTGAAGTCGTAGGCCTCGATGGCCGCGCCCCAATCGTCGGTCAGGCCGCCAGCCGAGGGGCCGTCGCCGCGGCCGCGCGCGCCGTGGCACTGGGTGCAGCGCAGCATGGTGTAAACCCAGCGGCCCTCCCCCACCAGCTCCCGGGTCCGCGCGGGCGGCGCCGGCACGCTGATGGGCGGCTCGGGCGCCTCCTCCGCGAAAAGGGGAGCGAATCCCTTGATGTACGCGACCAGGGCCCACCGCTCGGCCGGGCCGAGCAACGCCTCCCAACCCGGCATCCAGGTGCCCGGCACGCCGCGGGAGATGCTGCGATAGAGGTCTTCATCGGTGGGAAGTGAGCCGCTGGGCGTGCCCCGGAACTTGAACACGCCGGCCGTGAAATCGCGCGGCCGCGCAGGTCCCAGCCGGCTCGCGCCGCGAGCCTTGCCATCGCCCCCGCGGCCGTGGCAGGGAGCGCAGGCATCGACGTATAGCCGGGCGGCATCTACAGCGGCCACGTGCTCCGGCGCGATCCAACCCGGCCGCCCGCTCGAGGCCGGGCCAGCCGCACGGCCCGCGGGCACCTGGGCGGCGCCCAGGCGTCCCGCGGAGAAACTGATCCAGAGGAGCGCGATAGCGCCGCCCAGCTTCAGCTTTCCTGGCAAGCGCATGAGGACGGCCCTAGCTGGAAGTCACCGTGATGCTCCCGACCATGCCCTTCTGGGCGTGGTCCGGCAGCGTGCAGCGGGTCTCGAAGGTGCCCGCCTGCGTCGGCACCACGAAGAGCAAGGCGGACCCGCCCACCATGAGCTCGACCTCCTTCAGGTAGGGCGCCTTGATCTCCGCCTGCGTGTCCTCCGCCTTGCGCCAGACCGCGGTCTTGAAGAACTGCGCCGCCGTCCAGTAGTGCTTGGACGCGTTCGCAGCCGGGCTCTCCAGCCGCAGCCGGTAGCCCACCCCCTGGCGCAGTGCCAGGTCCTTGGGCACGAACGCGTAGGCCGGCGCTTCCACGATCGAGATGGTGTGGTCCACGCGCCCCTTCCACACATCATGCGAGCCGGAGCGGCGCGGGTCCGAGGTCAGAGCTGAGTTGAAGTCCGCCGCGACCTCGAGGTCCAGCCGGTTGGACGCGCTCCCCGTGATGGTGAACCTGGCCGTCATACCCAGCTCCTTGTGCCCCGGGATGGTGCACAGGATGTCGTAGGTCCCGGCAAGCACCGGCACGAAGTACAGGTCCAGCGACCCGCCCACCATCAACTCGACCTCGTTGAAGTAGGCAGCCTTGTACTCGGC
This window harbors:
- a CDS encoding c-type cytochrome; translation: MRLPGKLKLGGAIALLWISFSAGRLGAAQVPAGRAAGPASSGRPGWIAPEHVAAVDAARLYVDACAPCHGRGGDGKARGASRLGPARPRDFTAGVFKFRGTPSGSLPTDEDLYRSISRGVPGTWMPGWEALLGPAERWALVAYIKGFAPLFAEEAPEPPISVPAPPARTRELVGEGRWVYTMLRCTQCHGARGRGDGPSAGGLTDDWGAAIEAYDFTRGGYKNGSSPADVYRTLVTGLSGTPMPALEPAAVTFAGGADAPLGRLAQELGARELRELREYLAGQPGAAELARMGPEQSDSLVQHRLWALVYYLESLGRPRTWIYRLLAEPPDLQRSGRP